A genomic region of Papaver somniferum cultivar HN1 chromosome 7, ASM357369v1, whole genome shotgun sequence contains the following coding sequences:
- the LOC113292874 gene encoding protein MIZU-KUSSEI 1-like has protein sequence MRTIMAKTPHDSSFSFSRRNFQWRKKTHEDDQDEDDHADKESEILTSSFSASLKLSDHVDHEAEKKKKTKLGHEIKNPSVSLQNQQKKKPQVVAVSRLRTAVLTVFSKHRRLQYLSGLGTRVVGTLFGYRRGHVHFAFQDDSKSNPAFLIELATPTSGLVREMASGLVRIALECDKNKAENKKGMKLLEEPLWRTYCNGKKCGFAMRRECGPEELKVLKAVEPISTGAGVLPGSASGSEGELMYMRAKFERVVGSRDSEAFYMMNPDGNGGPELSLYLLRV, from the coding sequence ATGAGGACAATCATGGCTAAAACTCCTCATGACTCTTCCTTCTCATTCTCTAGAAGAAACTTTCAATGGAGAAAGAAAACGCATGAAGATGATCAAGATGAGGATGATCATGCTGATAAAGAAAGTGAAATTCTAACCAGTTCTTTCTCTGCTTCCTTGAAGCTAAGTGATCATGTCGACCAtgaagcagagaagaagaaaaaaaccaagttAGGTCATGAAATTAAGAATCCATCGGTTAGTTTGCAAAACCAGCAGAAGAAAAAACCTCAAGTTGTAGCTGTCTCGAGATTAAGAACTGCCGTTCTTACAGTATTCAGTAAACATAGAAGGTTACAATATCTATCGGGTCTTGGTACTCGGGTTGTTGGTACATTATTCGGGTACAGACGTGGCCACGTTCATTTTGCATTTCAAGATGACAGTAAATCGAATCCAGCGTTTTTAATTGAGTTAGCAACACCAACAAGTGGTTTAGTAAGAGAAATGGCTTCTGGGTTGGTAAGAATTGCTCTAGAATGTGATAAAAACAAAGCTGAGAATAAGAAAGGAATGAAATTGTTAGAAGAACCGCTTTGGAGAACCTATTGCAATGGTAAGAAATGTGGGTTTGCTATGAGAAGGGAATGTGGACCTGAAGAACTGAAAGTACTCAAGGCTGTCGAACCAATTTCCACAGGTGCTGGGGTTTTGCCAGGGTCTGCATCCGGGTCAGAAGGTGAGTTAATGTATATGAGGGCTAAATTCGAAAGAGTTGTTGGTTCTAGAGATTCTGAAGCTTTTTATATGATGAACCCTGATGGAAATGGAGGTCCTGAACTAAgtctttatttgcttagagttTAA